One segment of Monomorium pharaonis isolate MP-MQ-018 chromosome 6, ASM1337386v2, whole genome shotgun sequence DNA contains the following:
- the LOC105833870 gene encoding protein artemis translates to MSTFLGLIEEIPGISVDRFDGKNLYSSAYFLSHCHTDHMRGLNQQFFEHLKQYKKYLYCSRISKVFLETKYNIETCVKDIDIDNKISIEYKSQGSKTNLFVTCISAGHCPGSVMFLFEKMDKLILYTGDFRINPRDYKKIVSLHYCRDFNVLPKKFAKMYLDTTFLDPNFTFLPTRKESINEMCKVVRKWLEESPRNVVVLECSALYGSEFLYMELSKSLHIPIHIKNHVYESYCRIPDLARHITNNSLTTRIHACMEKMDRSGLECRSDIDNKNILTIVPSVQKWKGSDTSVVGEWDRDRERTFNVCYSTHASFDELKKFIQYFKPQEIHPCVCPESLKYTIFRLLNEIKSTF, encoded by the coding sequence ATGTCCACGTTCCTTGGGCTTATCGAGGAGATACCTGGCATCTCAGTGGATCGTTTTGatggaaaaaatttgtacTCCTCTGCGTATTTTCTTAGTCATTGTCATACCGATCACATGCGTGGTTTGAACCaacaattttttgaacatttaaagcagtacaaaaaatatctttattgcaGTCGAATTAGTAAAGTTTTCTTAGAAACTAAGTATAATATAGAGACCTGTGTAAAggatattgatattgataacaAAATTTCTATTGAATATAAAAGCCAAGGTTCCAAAACAAATCTCTTTGTAACGTGTATTTCTGCTGGACATTGTCCTGGCTCTGTGatgtttctttttgaaaaaatggataagttaatattatatactggAGATTTTAGAATCAATCCAAGagattataagaaaattgtatcATTGCATTACTGTAGGGATTTTAATGTACTTCCAAAAAAATTTGCCAAGATGTACTTAGATACAACATTTTTAGATCCTAATTTCACCTTTCTCCCAACAAGAAAAGAAAGTATAAATGAGATGTGTAAAGTTGTGAGAAAGTGGCTAGAGGAAAGCCCAAGGAATGTCGTTGTTCTGGAATGTTCCGCTTTGTATGGGTCTGAGTTTCTTTATATGGAGTTGTCAAAATCTTTACATATTCCTATTCATATTAAGAATCACGTGTATGAAAGCTATTGTCGTATCCCAGACTTGGCGCGTCacattacaaataattcaCTAACTACACGTATACATGCGTGTATGGAGAAAATGGATCGCTCAGGTCTGGAATGCCGTTCCGATAtcgataataaaaacatattaactATTGTACCGTCAGTACAAAAATGGAAGGGAAGTGATACGAGTGTAGTTGGAGAGTGGGATCGTGATAGAGAAAGGACGTTTAATGTATGCTACTCCACGCATGCCTCTTTTGacgaacttaaaaaatttatacaatatttcaagCCACAGGAGATACATCCTTGTGTATGTCCAGAAAgcttaaaatatacaatatttcgtttattaaatgaaattaaaagtactttttag